The DNA sequence TGTTGGATTAGTCTTTAGCTTTATAACTCattattatgctttttattattttgataaaatttattattttaatttaattagatggagaaataaaaaaatatttgtactAAAAGTGATGTAGCAGTACCACGAGGTAAAGCAATATGGAATTCCGAGAGTGTGAATTTTTTCTTGGAATTCTGTATCAAAGAAGTTGATGATGGGCATCGTCCTACTACTTATTTAGATAAAATTGGATATCAAAACTTGAttacaaatatgaaaaaagCAACTGAAAAAGATTACACTAGAGCTCAACTGAAAAATAAGTGGGATGGATTGAAAAATGAATGAAAGCTTTGGAAGCAACTCAAGGGAAAAGAAACTGGTTTAGGATGGAGTATGCAAAAGAATACAATTGATGCAACTGAAGATTGGTGGAATAGTAAATTACAGGTACATTAtaatcttgttaaatatttatataaaactaaaagaCTTTTTTATGAATGGTacatttaataaacaaaattccTTTTGTAGACTCATCCTGATGCTGCAAAGTTTCGCATTCGGGGAATTGAACCAGAAGTAGAGGAAAAATTAGATAAGATTTTTATGAACACTGTTGCTACAGGAGAGCATGCTTGGACACCTTCATCTGGAATAATTCCATCTGAGTCTGAAAAGCCTTTAATGATACTGAAACCTTACATGAATAACTTGAGAGTAGTGATGATGATCTAGAGACGGCTAATATTGATAGGTTTTCTAAAGAGAAAATTAGCAAGAGATCAACCGAGCCACTtgagaaacaaaataaaaaggtgaaaaataaaaaagggaaAATGAAGAAGACAGGGCCTGTAATGATATTTGAATAAATTGGTCTCCTTGCTGATGTCATGGAGACAAGAAGTAGAAATATTGAAATATCTAGAAAGGAGAATAGTATTGCCGAAgttatgaaaatattaaattctttGCCTGAAATTGAAAAAGGGAGCAGCTTGTAGTTATTTACAACTCGCTTATTTATCatgaaagagaagagagagatgtTTGGTTCATTGGAAGAACCTGAGTTGATGCTTACTTGGCTTAGGAATGAGTATACTCTGGAATACTTATAATGCTTAAATCGCTCGTAATAGtagtatttattttctaaacatTGTGTTATGACTttaatatatgtttattatgttattttttcaaTTGTATTTGCTCTCAAGACTTGGTGTTATcactatttaaaataaatatgctttattatttttttttacttgtatTTGCTATGAAGACTCTATGGCTATTTGATatctatttcatatatatatatttaatatttacaggtttattttaaattaaaaataatggcAGACACCGATGACGAGATTGAGTTGCAATCGGTGTATGTAGCTACATACCTTGTTCAATATTATTATACAACATACATTGAAAAGACTCCTTGTATGAATTCTTCTCAAACTGGTCATATGTGGTTGATGGAAATATTACAAGGAAATGAAAGTAGATGTTATAGAATGTTTAGGATGGAGAAAaatgttttattaaattatgcaATGAATTGGAAGCTAATTATGGATTCGAGGGTTCAAAAAGAATGTGTACTCTTGAAATACTAGGCATGTTTTTATTTACATTAGGTCACGGCGTTGGAAATCGATTAACACAAGAGCGATTTCAGCACTCAGGCGAGACAGTTAGTCGATATTTCAACAAAGTTTTAGATGTTTTATGCCATATGAGTATAGATGCATTAAAACCACCAGACCCAGAATTTAAAGATGTTCCTGAAGAGATATTGAAAGATTCTAGATATATGCCTCATTTTAAGGTAAGTCatactttaaaattatatatttttttattaatttttcctcAAGCtagagtataattttataatttggtATTCTTTTTCTAGAATTGTATTGGTGCAATAGATGGTGTACATGTAAATGCCGTAATTCCACCTGAAGATCAAGTACCATTTGTTGGTAGAAAAGGGGTACCAACTCAGAATGTTATGGCAATATGTAATTTTGATATGCAATTTATATATGCATATGCTGGGTGGGAAGGTTCTCCTCATGATACAAGAATTTTCTATTCAGCTTTACGTAATTCAACTTCAAATTTTCCAAAACCACCCCAAGGTTGCCATCTAAACACATTTGTAAATTATTAAagtctttataattttttaattatgtttttatattttatttgacaggaaaatattatttagtgGATGCGGGATACCCACAAATTACAGGTTTTTAGGACCATATAAAGGCCAAAGATACCATCTTCCACAATTTCAATGAGGTAGCAAACCTACTGGTTATAAAGAGGTATTCAACCAGGCACATTCTTCTCTTCGAAGTGTTATTGAAAGAACATTTGGAGTATGGAAAAAAAGATGGAAAATATTAAGAGATATGCCTAGTTATCCATACCAGAAGCAAGTAAAAATAGTGATTGCATCAATGACCTTGCATAATTACATTCGAAAGCGAGCTTTGAAAGATGGTGATGCTTGGATTCTGTGCTCTTTGTAGctgcttcttcttcatcttcttcactttcatctTCACTTTGACTATAGGCTCAGTTTGAGAGTATGCTTCTTCTGCAGATTGAGCCATAAAATAAGGGGGTACGTCATCATCAAAAGTATTCGAGTCTTTAGACTCGTCACTAGTACCCGAATCTTGGGACTCGTTACTAGTATTTGAATCTTGTGACCAAGTTTCAGAATTCTCTTCAGAATTTTCTTCTTGgtcagaagaggaagaagaagactgACTATCAAATTTTTCATCTGGTTGGTGGAGCATGGCAGAAATAGGATTATGTTGGGCCATGAATTGCTTTGGCTCTTTTTCGGATAGGAAGGATGCTCTTGGAGGGGAATTGTCTAGGCTTTCGTTTTTCTTCCCCTTTTTggttttttgttgttgattttcgTCAGGCATTCGTCTAAGTCGGAGAAGTGAGTCTTCTTGCGAAGAGACTGAGAAGGGTGATGTTCGAGAGGTCTTTGGCATGGTTGAGAACTGCCATGGTACTGATGGTGTATTTGCTCCAAAGAGTGTTGTATTTCCTCCAAAGAGTGTTGTCTGAGGCCCCGTAGGGTATGATTCTCCTTGGAAAAATTGCTtttttagagattcatactagGTTTTGAGGGCTTTCATTTCTGCTTCTTTAGCCAATCTTCTCCACCGATGATGAATTCAACTCAGAATCCCTTTGTGCATTCGAACAATGGAGTGATTCAGACACTCCAGAATGCTATCAAATGTCCACTATTCACACAATGCAGCCATCCCCTGTCCTCACTGTACGAGTTCTTCCAACAAAATATGCCAAGCCGATAAAAGTGGCCAGATTCTTTGACACGGGAGCATCATACACAATAATGAACCCTGATATTCTTCCGAAAGAATATTGGAAGAAAGAGAAACAATACTTCCATGCTGCAAATGGAGGTATTTTTTGCACAGAACTCATCAGCAAACCGATTCGGTTGCAGTTCTTCCCAGTGTGTTCTGTTACTCACAGAGTCATTGGATCAAAATTGCCCAGAAAAGACTTAATTGTTGGATTCGATCTTTATACAAAGAAGAAGGGTTTGCGTATTTTCCCTAGTGGACTTGGTTACAAACGACATTTTGCTCCATGGGAAACAATACCAAACTATTTCTTAATGCCCCATGACCCATTTCATCAGATAAGGAAAGAGCTCATCGAAGTCTCATGTGCCAATAATCATGCAGAATTCTTGAAGAAATGTGACCATCCTCTTTGGAAAAATCAACAGTTCTTCATAAGCCTTCCTTTTAAGCTTAATGAAGATATCAACCCTACAAAGGCTAGTCACCCAGGCATCAATCCAGAACACCAACATATGGCGTCCAATGAGTGCAAAGAGCTAGAGCAACAGGGTTTAATAGAGTCAACTTCCTCTCCATGGGCATgtcatgcattttatgtcaataATCGATCAGAGCAAGCTCGAGGAAAGCAAAGGTTGGTCATAAATTACAAGCCCCTGAATGAGTTCTTAGCGGATAATAAATTCCCAATACCAAATAAGAATTCATTGTTTGCCAGTTTATCCAAAGcccatattttttcaaaatttgaccTAAAAGCAGGATTTTGGCAATTAGGCATCAAACCAGATGATCGACCCAAAACAGCCTTTTGCATTCCAAATAATCATTTCTAGTGGACCGTCCTACCCTTCGGGCTCAAAACTGCCCCTTCCCTATTCCAAAAGGCTATGACCAAAATATATGGCCCAATATTGGAAAAGGCTCTCATCTATATTGACGATATTTTGCTCTTTTCTCCTGATGCAAAAGCCCATCAAGCGTTATTGGCCCAGTTTGCTTCTACCACTAGAGCCCATGGTATCATGTTGTCtggaaagaaaatgattattggACAGACGCAAATAGAATTCCTTGGGATGAAATTATCCAAAGGACAATATGAAGCCCAACCACATATAGCCCATGAACTACTCAAATTCCCAGATGAAAATCTCACAAAAGTTCAGATGCAACAATTCTTGGGCATCATCAATTACTTACGAGACTTTGTTCCACGACTGTCTGTACTGACAAGGCCACTCAGCAATATGCTCAAAAAGAATAGTCCAGAATGGTCACATGACCAAACGGTGGCAgtcaaaaaattgaaagaaatcaTGCAAAATTTACCACCTCTACAGATTCCTTCTGACGGAAAACGTGTTCTTCAAACAGACGCCAGTGACCAACATTGGGGTGCTGTCCTTCTAGAGCAAGATGAACAGGGAAAAAGACGAATATGTGGATACAAGAGTGGACACTTCAAAGATTCCCAGCTCCATTGTCATTCAACACTCAAAGAACTGATTGCAATCAAGATGGGAATAATGAAATTTGAGTTCCACCTCATCGACCATCATTTTTTAGTGGAAATCGATTTTGCTGCATCAAAGGGAATGATAGACCTAAAAAAGAATAAGACAACCAATACTCAACTTTTGAGATTCGCAACATGGTTTGATTATTACTCTTTTGAAATAAAACACCTTCCCGGAAAAGAAAATATCTTGGCCGACCTCCTATCTAGACCTAAGTCTATAAATATGGTCTCCTCACACCCACTCAAAACCATCCCTTTAATCAGCAACAACTCGTCCCATACCAttccatacatatatataatgggatcatcatcatcatcgcaAAAGAATTGCTCATTTCCTGCTCATTTCCCCGAGATGCAAAGCTCATCCTTTCTAAATCCAAAAAGTCAGCAAAGGAAAAGGCCTCTCACAGGGCTATTTATACTCACGAACAGATTCTCTCCAAACTTGGACCCTATTTTCAATATGATTTTTTGATTCACCCAAAGTATCCTTTTGCCCATCTCGTCCCCTTTCGAACTGCACTTTTCACTCCAAAGTCCATAGCCCATCTTTTTTGGTACTTAACATGCCTCTGTACAATGGCTGTCGAAGTCCAAACTATGGCTCTTCACACTGCTATACAGTCGTTCCTcgaacaagaaaaaaataaaccaGCCTACGAAATCCAAATGGACATTTTGTCTTGGTACGCTCCTCTAGAGGAGTGGCAAAAAATACTCTGGGATGAATGGGAAAAGGTTCGCAACAATCCACACGTCTTTGTTTATCCATCAGGACCACATGTAGCCAACATTATGGATTGCTATACGGTCTTCTTTATCAGTCTTAATGCAAAATTGGACGAGAACAAGAAAATAGTTTGCAATCCCACTTTTGAACTATACGGATCCCAGGAAGCACCTTTCAGAGAGCAAGATGCAGAGTACAAAGACCTCCAAAAAATTATCTTTGAGAAAAATCAGACTATTCCACCAGAAATTTGGCCAAGAATAGAAGATGATGCCCCATGGGAAATGTTCCCCTCAGATTATTCACAACGCATAGCAAGGGCTCTAGAAAGGTTCCAAATTTGATTGCTGCAAGTTTAATAGgacataattaaaatatattcatgtatttttctttttgttttatttaagttatattgtcttctatcatattagattaattaaatttgaattatttgttatgatgaaaatttataataatttaaaaatatttaatagacAATACTTatgtagattttttttattattattatcggtaaaaaatgtaactaattattttattatatatattttaaaaaattaaatattataagaaaataattatggtaatttgtaataaaataaaaaataattataaatactttaatatgtatgaatttatttaaataaatcagATAATAAATATCATACCTATTTTAGTAATTGTATATTAATatgtaaaaatttcaatttATATGATCACATcaaaattatgatttaaaaatacattttatttaattatatataattatgaaattaagattttttttgtacatgtttaaatttttaatgatattttttaaggaaaattatctcatatactatttttttaacttttttttcaaatttacggtttgggtttctaaagtggttgcagcgctaattgcaataggggtttctgtaCAACTTTttattgcaatttaggttgcagcctagttgcaataggtgtttctatgtagaattctgtaaaagtacaaaaaaaaaaaaaaaaaaaaaaaaaaaaaactcgttttaaattgtaaaaatgaaaaaaaaaaaaaaacccattttttaatgggtaaatggcggcaaaacccccaatactttcgttttagtttcattaaacccccacaacccaaatttctgcgggtaaacccccaaaaccagaaaactgttagcaatttaacacttCCGTTCAAATTTAGCTGTTAACTGCCAGGTTTGATCATCGACGTGGACACAAtaaacacgtggcacaattttattggtccaggtaaataattattttaaaaaaataaaaaattaatttaaaattaaaaaaattaaataatatttcttttttttttctttctttttttcttttctttctttttttttctttcttttcttttgtttcctttcttttctttcttcttctcgtctgtatcactctctctctctctctctctctctctctctctctctctctctctctctctctctctctctctctctctctctctctctctctctaatacGCAGAGGCAAGCAACATTTGCCCAGACCACCCCCCACACCACAACCACCCTTCCTCCGCCCACACCACCGCCCACACCACCCTTCCTCCGCCCAGACCACCACAACCGAACTGCCCACCACCACCAAAACCCCACATCTCAGATCCAAACACATCAAAGAGACTTAAACACCTACCCAAATTCGGATCCCGAttccataaaaataaataaacacaaattaaatccacaagaaaaaaaaacttcagattaaagagaaagaaaatCGCAAGGGTGAGAGAGAGAGCTCACTGAAAATCGCAAGGAGTCTGTCGATGTGGGGCTCGTGAGATCTGAGATCTCGAACTCCAGCAGTGGTGGCGTTTCTCAGTCGCCTGCTGCTTCCATCTCCGGCAGTGGTGGCGTTCGTCCCAGAGCCTTGGTGATGAAGATGAAGAGGAGGATGAAGATGATGAGGTTGAGAAGTTGATCTGGactgagagagaaagagagaggagatcgagagagagagagagagtgatagAGCGAGagtgatagagagagagagagagagagataatcgtttaagagaaagaaaagaaaaaaaaaaaagaaagaaaaagaaaaaaggaaagaaaacaaaaaaaaaaagaaaattatttatttttttatttataatttttttttaattttaaattaattttttattttttttaaataattatttacgtggaccaataaaattgtgccacgtgttcATTGTGTCCACGTCGATGATCAAACCTGGCAGTTAACAGCTAAATTTGAACGGaagtgttaaattgctaacagtttcctggttttgggggtttacccgcagaaatttgggttgtgggggtttaatgaaactaaaacgaaagtattgggGGTTTTACCGCCATTTACCCTTTTTTAATTCATACTTTTGTTTATTGTAAGTTGTATCGGATTTCCatgtctttttttttcattttttttaatcttacaattaagtttagaaattatatatttttctgaATTTACTACCATAGAGTCGTAAGTCATAACAAAGATATATaatcttgattttttttattttattttttttatttttgaaaatcttGATAATATTTTGGAAATATGTATTTTGGGCACAAAaatttggatataaaaataaaaataaaataaaataggaatTTAATTCATTTGTACATCTCCTCTCCAGTTGATGGGCTTCTCTTGGGCCTTGGACATACGTTTCGGGTCGGAAATGATATGGCCCAAAATGATGTCAAGGCCTTCTCTTCTATTAATTGATGACGTTATGGATCAATATGTGATAATAGTAAATATTACACTGCATGTTacataactttttttttggaataaaaattataagatctattaattaagaaatttgtTTAAAACAATAGAACGTACTTTCACGATCTATAAagaaacaagagtctcttgccaaACAATGAACTAACTTATTTACAGTTCGTTTTACAAAACATAAATTGTGAAGGTATAAAATACCGCTCTGAATCGCTTGGACATACACTAAGCTATCTGTTTCTAACATGACTCTATCCCACGAATGAGTTGCAATCCAACTCAATGCTTCTTTAATGCCTATTATCTCAGCAATCTCAGTTTGGACACATCCAATCTTCCCCTTCTTAAATGCTTCTACCATAGCACCATAATGATTCTGAGCTACACAACTCATGCCAAAAGACAAGACTCGAACCAGAAAAAACTAAAAGGAAAAGACTGAaaaaccatgtcaaaagacaagactaaagaaccatgtcaaaagacaagactaatggaaaaactaaattagtttcaACACGTAAATACGATCACagcattaaaattaattaaggaattaactCCTTATAATTCTAACccaaaaaaaacattaattggaattaaactaataatagtaaattgataaatgaaaacaaaaatctGAAACGGAGGACGTTGTTGAGCCGAACCGAACCACTCTCAGACGACTGCTCTTAAACCCCTCACAGAAGAAGACGTTGATGTGGGAATGAGAAAAACTTTGGCATCAATCAAAAAGATCAATACAATAATCTTCTCCTTCAGTAATGATCTggcttgatattttttttaaacataaatataataaaaatatttatgaagaAAAAGTCGGGTCTGGTTATTTTTTTAGGTTTATAAATCACAGCCAAGTAAACAGGTTGAGGTTAGGGTTGAACCTTTGCTTCACGCCGTTTACTCTTATTTGATGCATTTTACATAAGTTAATAATTGGAGTTTTTACACCACGTActgaaattattaatttttttctttcttattgtgggacataattttttttaaaatactgtgtaaattttatattgtctactgtgttaagttttcattaTTGTTTcacggttattttttagttgtttcactggtttttaattaattgttctattttgttgttttatggttgttttatgaaaagatagtatttttataaaaaaattatgtatgacagtaaaattataaacttttgctcaaaatttagtatttttgtaaaaaccctTATTAGGTATGATATTTATATACAACTTTTCTAACTCACAGCTGTTTTAAAAATATGTTTACCAAACACTTAACAACTTTTTTTCACAGCACAGCTACAGCtgctttttctcacagcacagctGTGCCAAACTGGCCCTAAGTCAATAGTGCTCGGAGGGGCACTAGAGGAAGCCCTCCGGGAGTGACCAACTGAGAAGAAGTAGGAGGAGGGGAAGCACCAGGACTATGGGCTCCAGCAAGAGTGGCCAAGATTTCGTCCATGGATACGGCTGCTGCAACAAGAGAAAAGGTTAAGTGTTAGAACACCTGTGAAAACAGCATACACTTAACAAAAAGGCaagcaagctagtcctaccctgactccctaattcagccctagcaaagtcctgaatcTTAACACTGGCTGCATCATCCCCGTGATAGCTGTCCGAGGGACAGAACCAGCTAGAAGATAGATAGGCTGAAGAGTCCAAGGGAACGGGCACTGGAGGTCcaaaacccatccgggaccgacctaaatAATCTCCTAAGTGGGAGAAATAAAACTCCTTGGCATGATTACCCCACTGAGTGGAAGGCATCCTAAACATATGGAGACGTTCATCGAACCCTATAGGCCTAAGGCTAGCATACTCACGGACGGAAGGGACATAATGTATCattaaaggagacttaccagaaCCCGAAGTGCTGGCATCAGCAGCCCCCGTATTCGGTACCGGGACCACGGGCTTTGGTCTGGGGGTCCTTTGCTCCACCGGAGCTCCAATGCGAAGGGCCCTTCCGGCGGTCACGTGGGCCTTATTATAAGCCTGCTCCTCTTCTCTCTTGAAGAGGTACTTCTGGTACTTAtcctctgccgtggcaatgatgTCATCCCGGAATACCTTCTCTGCGGCCGGAGCCCTCGCATTAGGACAAACGACTTTAGAAAGGTT is a window from the Cannabis sativa cultivar Pink pepper isolate KNU-18-1 chromosome 1, ASM2916894v1, whole genome shotgun sequence genome containing:
- the LOC133033739 gene encoding lisH domain-containing protein C1711.05-like — translated: MPKTSRTSPFSVSSQEDSLLRLRRMPDENQQQKTKKGKKNESLDNSPPRASFLSEKEPKQFMAQHNPISAMLHQPDEKFDSQSSSSSSDQEENSEENSETWSQDSNTSNESQDSGTSDESKDSNTFDDDVPPYFMAQSAEEAYSQTEPIVKVKMKVKKMKKKQLQRAQNPSITIFQSSLSNVIMQGH